The DNA window CTGTGAGGTGATTAAATGGCAACGTGGAAGATGGGCCTCCAGGAGGAATACCTCAGGGCCATAGCCGAGGGAAAGAAGAAGGTAGAGGGGCGTTTATACGACGAGAAGAGGCAGGTGATAAAGCCGGGAGACGAGATAGTCTTCGAGAACAAGCTGGTCTGCGTTGTGAAGGACATCAGGGTTTACCCGTCTTTCAGGGAGATGCTCGAAAAAGAAGGCATAGAGAACGTTCTGCCGGGTGTGAAGAGCATCGAGGAGGGCGTTAAGATTTATAGAAAGTTCTATTCCGAGGAGAAGGAGAAGAAGTACGGCGTGGTGGCTATAGAAGTTGAACCAGTCGCGTGGATAGAGGAGTCGCTCACCTGATCAGCCTCACGGTGAGACCAAAATCCTTCAAAGCCTCAATTAGTGTAAAGCGTTATCAGAGGCAGGTCGTTGGCAAGGCAAACGGCACCGATGAAGAGGTCTCTCAATCCCATTGGGAGATTCCTTTCCCCAGCTTTTTGTGAAGGTACACCGCTCTCTCAGCAGATTTTTCTCAAAAGGAAGGTCTATGAGGGAGTTCAACCGTATCAGCCAATCTTTTCTATAGAGGCCAACCGGAAGTTCAAACCGCGTTATTGAAGTCACGCAGAAGGTTTTGTCAAATCCAGCACAGCGTTGAGCACGCCCTTGTTATCCACTGTTTCGATTATCGCGTTCGCATCAATACGCTGAATGCAT is part of the Thermococcus sp. genome and encodes:
- a CDS encoding ASCH domain-containing protein, which produces MATWKMGLQEEYLRAIAEGKKKVEGRLYDEKRQVIKPGDEIVFENKLVCVVKDIRVYPSFREMLEKEGIENVLPGVKSIEEGVKIYRKFYSEEKEKKYGVVAIEVEPVAWIEESLT